A single region of the Panthera tigris isolate Pti1 chromosome B1, P.tigris_Pti1_mat1.1, whole genome shotgun sequence genome encodes:
- the PLK4 gene encoding serine/threonine-protein kinase PLK4 isoform X2 yields the protein MIDKKAMYKAGMVQRVQNEVKIHCQLKHPSILELYNYFEDNNYVYLVLEMCHNGEMNRYLKNRMKPFSENEARHFMHQIITGMLYLHSHGILHRDLTLSNLLLTRNMNIKIADFGLATQLKMPHEKHYTLCGTPNYISPEIATRSAHGLESDVWSLGCMFYTLLIGRPPFDTDTVKNTLNKVVLADYEMPTFLTREAKDLIHQLLRRNPADRLSLSSVLDHPFMSRNSSTKSKDLGTVEDSIDSGHATISTAITASSSTSISGSLFDRRRLLIGQPLPNKMTIFPKNKNTSDFSSSGDGSSFYTHWGNQEQETSNSGRGRVIQDAEERPHSRYLRRAHSSDRSGTFNSQSRAKTNTMERCHSAEMLSKSKRSGADEERYSPTNSNVNVFHFFKEKTCNSSGSFERPDNDQALSNHLGPGKTPFPFPDQTSQTEMVQQWFGNLQIKAHLRETAEHNSISPNRDFHGHPDLQDRSRNAWTDTRAKKSPDASDNVHSTKQLNTMKYMTAFQSKPEIIQQESIFGSDPLSEQSKTRVMEPPLGYQKRTLRSITSPLTAYRLKPIRQKTKKAVVSILDSEEVCVELLKEHTSQEYVKEVLQISSDGNMITIYYPNDGRGFPLADRPPSPTDNISRYSFDNLPEKYWRKYQYASRFVHLVRSKSPKITYFTKYAKCILMENSPGADFEVWFYDGAKIHKTEDLIQVIEKTGKSYTLKGESEINSLKGEIKMYMDHANEGHHICLALESIISEEEKKSGSAPFFPIIIGRKPGITSSPKTLSPLPSVDPNYLMRERASLSKMGINSAASPKQAPIFNPSMVTNEGHGLTAAASGTNIPSSSLKDCLPKSAQLLKSVFVKNVGWATQLTSGAVWVQFNDGSQLVVQAGVSSISYTSPNGQTTRYGENEKLPEYIKQKLQCLSSILLMFSNPNPNFE from the exons CTCGACACTTCATGCACCAGATCATCACAGGAATGTTGTATCTCCATTCTCATGGTATATTACACCGGGACCTCACACTTTCTAACCTCTTACTTACACGTAATATGAACATCAAGATTGCTGATTTTGGGCTGGCAACTCAATTGAAAATGCCACATGAAAAGCACTATACATTATGTGGAACTCCTAATTACATTTCACCAGAAATTGCAACTCGAAGTGCACATGGACTTGAATCTGATGTTTGGTCCTTGGGCTGTATGTTTTATACGTTGCTTATTGGGAGACCACCATTTGACACTGACACAGTCAAGAACACattaaataaagtagtattggcAGATTATGAAATGCCAACTTTTTTGACAAGAGAGGCCAAGGACCTTATTCACCAGTTACTTCGTAGAAATCCAGCAGATCGTTTAAGTTTGTCTTCAGTATTAGACCATCCTTTTATGTCCCGAAATTCTTCAACAAAAAGTAAAGATTTAGGAACTGTAGAAGACTCCATTGACAGTGGACATGCCACAATTTCTACTGCAATTACAGCTTCTTCCAGTACCAGTATAAGTGGTAGTTTATTTGACAGAAGACGACTTTTGATTGGTCAGCCACTCCCAAATAAAATGACtatatttccaaagaataaaaatacaagcgatttttcttcttcaggagaTGGAAGCAGTTTTTATACTCATTGGGGAAACCAAGAACAAGAAACCAGTAATAGTGGAAGGGGAAGAGTAATCCAGGATGCAGAAGAAAGGCCACACTCTCGATACCTTCGCAGAGCCCATTCCTCTGATAGATCTGGCACTTTTAATAGTCAGTCTCgagcaaaaacaaatacaatggaACGATGTCACTCAGCTGAAATGCTGTCAAAATCCAAAAGATCAGGAGCAGACGAAGAAAGATACTCACCTACAAACAGCAATGTCAATGTTTTTCACTTCTTTAAGGAAAAGACATGCAATAGTTCTGGATCTTTTGAAAGACCTGATAATGATCAAGCACT cTCCAATCATCTTGGTCCAGGGAAAACTCCTTTTCCATTTCCAGACCAGACATCACAGACTGAAATGGTGCAACAGTGGTTTGGGAATCTGCAAATAAAGG CTCATTTAAGAGAAACTGCCGAGCACAACAGCATTAGCCCAAACAGAGATTTCCATGGCCATCCAGATTTGCAGGACAGATCAAGAAATGCTTGGACTGATACACGAGCCAAAAAGAGCCCTGATGCTTCTGATAATGTGCATTCTACAAAACAGCTGAATACCATGAAATATATGACTGCATTTCAAAGTAAACCTGAGATAATACAACAAGAATCTATTTTTGGCTCAGATCCTCTTTCTGAACAAAGCAAGACTAGGGTTATGGAGCCACCATTGGGTTATCAGAAACGTACATTACGAAGCATTACATCTCCTTTGACTGCTTACAGGTTAAAACCAATTAGACAGAAAACGAAAAAGGCTGTG gttagtaTACTTGATTCAGAGGAGGTATGTGTGGAGCTTCTAAAGGAACATACATCTCAAGAATATGTGAAGGAAGTTCTTCAAATATCTAGTGACGGAAACATG ATCACTATTTATTATCCAAATGATGGAAGAGGTTTTCCTCTTGCTGATAGACCACCGTCCCCTACTGACAACATCAGTAGGTATAGCTTTGACAATTTACCAG AGAAGTACTGGCGAAAATATCAGTATGCTTCCAGATTTGTACACCTTGTAAGATCTAAGTCACCCAAAATCACTTATTTTACAAAATACGCTAAATGCATTTTGATGGAGAATTCCCCTGGTGCTGATTTTGAGGTCTGGTTTTATGATG gaGCAAAGATACACAAAACCGAAGATTTAATTCAGGTGATTGAAAAGACAGGGAAATCTTACACGTTAAAAGGTGAAAGTGAAATTAATAGCttgaaaggggaaataaaaatgtatatggacCATGCAAATGAG ggccATCATATTTGTTTAGCACTGGAATCAAtaatttcagaagaggaaaagaaaagtggaagTGCTCCATTTTTCCCAATAATCATAGGAAG aaaACCTGGTATTACTAGTTCACCTAAGACCTTATCACCTCTTCCTTCTGTGGATCCAAACTACTTGATGAGGGAGAGAGCATCTTTGAGTAAAATGGGCATAAATAGTGCTGCTTCTCCAAAACAGGCACCAATATTTAATCCTTCT atGGTTACAAATGAAGGACATGGCCTTACAGCTGCAGCTTCTGGAACAAACATCCCTTCTAGTAGTCTAAAAGATTGTCTTCCTAAATCAGCACAACTTTTGAAAtctgtttttgtgaaaaatgttggttgGGCTACACAG ttaACTAGTGGAGCTGTGTGGGTTCAGTTCAATGATGGGTCTCAGTTGGTTGTGCAAGCAGGAGTGTCTTCCATCAGTTACACATCACCAAATGGTCAAACAACTAG gtatggagaaaatgaaaaactaccAGAATACATCAAACAGAAATTGCAGTgtctttcttccatccttttgATGTTTTCTAATCCAAATCCTAATTTTGAATGA